A DNA window from Betaproteobacteria bacterium contains the following coding sequences:
- a CDS encoding TolC family protein, translating into MNRTVAFVAGVAAALLACLSAFAGAAPPQDPFDTEKLRPPSPSSTWQAAPASAPCDPARDLPALITLVDAIDQALCRNPRTRESWAAAKVAAAQVGAARSATLPTVTGTVSAQSSDSRNVINSGRRDQLNGSLSFNYLLFDFGGRSAAIEQARQSLLAANWTHNATLQAVVLDTGQAYFQLFASDQAVEATQAAEKLALQSLEATRARQKAGTATRADVLQAQTAHSQAQLNRTQAEGDAAVARGTLSYTMGLPANAMPRLAPPADVDPRAIGESAVAALMDEALKRRPELRAAEANVAAAQSAVTVEQSAGKPSLSLFANPSLGVVNPGADPRSLSVGVTLNIPIFTGYQNTYRIQAARESVDRNAATRDRLRNDVSLEVWRSYQDVRTQGQALTTAGDLVRSATESYDVALGRYRAGVGNVIDLLSAQNALVQANIQRIQAQLRLNVSKVALARAIGVLEPSLFADAGAAAR; encoded by the coding sequence GTGAATCGGACCGTCGCGTTCGTCGCAGGCGTCGCCGCCGCCCTGCTGGCCTGCCTCTCCGCCTTCGCGGGAGCCGCCCCGCCCCAGGACCCGTTCGATACGGAGAAGTTGCGCCCCCCGTCGCCTTCCAGCACCTGGCAGGCCGCGCCAGCGTCGGCACCGTGCGATCCCGCTCGGGATCTGCCTGCCCTGATCACACTGGTGGATGCGATCGACCAGGCGTTGTGCCGCAACCCGCGCACGCGGGAGAGCTGGGCGGCGGCCAAGGTCGCCGCGGCCCAGGTCGGTGCCGCCCGATCGGCCACGCTGCCCACGGTCACCGGCACGGTGAGCGCGCAGTCGTCGGATTCGCGCAACGTGATCAATTCGGGCCGCCGGGATCAACTCAACGGCAGCCTGTCGTTCAACTATCTCCTGTTCGATTTCGGCGGGCGCAGCGCGGCGATCGAGCAGGCGCGGCAGTCCCTGCTCGCCGCCAACTGGACGCACAACGCGACGCTCCAGGCCGTCGTCCTGGATACCGGCCAGGCGTACTTCCAGCTCTTCGCCTCCGACCAGGCGGTCGAAGCGACCCAGGCAGCGGAGAAGCTGGCGCTGCAGAGCCTGGAGGCGACCCGTGCACGGCAGAAGGCCGGCACCGCCACGCGTGCCGACGTGCTCCAGGCCCAGACCGCCCATTCGCAGGCGCAGCTCAACCGAACTCAGGCGGAAGGCGACGCCGCCGTGGCTCGCGGAACGCTGTCCTACACCATGGGCCTGCCGGCGAATGCGATGCCCCGGCTCGCGCCCCCGGCCGACGTCGACCCGCGTGCCATCGGCGAATCGGCGGTGGCCGCCCTCATGGACGAGGCACTGAAGCGCCGGCCCGAGTTGCGAGCGGCGGAGGCCAACGTCGCCGCCGCGCAGTCCGCTGTCACGGTGGAACAGTCCGCCGGCAAGCCCAGCCTGTCCCTGTTCGCCAATCCCAGTCTCGGCGTGGTCAATCCGGGCGCCGATCCGCGTTCGCTGTCCGTGGGCGTGACCCTGAACATTCCCATCTTCACGGGCTACCAGAACACGTACCGCATCCAGGCGGCCCGCGAATCGGTGGACCGCAACGCCGCGACGCGCGACCGCCTCCGCAACGACGTGTCCCTGGAGGTCTGGCGCTCGTACCAGGACGTCCGCACCCAGGGCCAGGCGCTGACGACGGCGGGCGATCTCGTGCGCAGTGCCACGGAGTCCTACGACGTCGCGCTCGGCCGCTATCGCGCAGGCGTGGGCAATGTCATCGATCTGCTCTCTGCCCAGAACGCCCTGGTGCAGGCGAACATCCAGCGCATCCAGGCGCAGCTCCGGCTCAACGTGTCGAAGGTGGCGCTGGCGCGGGCGATCGGCGTGCTGGAGCCTTCCCTGTTCGCGGACGCCGGGGCGGCCGCACGATGA
- a CDS encoding ABC transporter ATP-binding protein — protein sequence MSGTEPGRPIVAVSGLHKHYETAAGPQPVLHDVNLVIRAGEFVALMGPSGSGKSTFMNILGCLDTPSSGRYELDGHDTSRLDTDRLALLRNRFIGFVFQGFNLLPRASLLDNVALPLVYAGMPRAAREARARELLARVGLEAQADRRPNQISGGQQQRVAIARALANKPHLVLADEPTGNLDTTTSHEIMGLFASLNADEGLTIVLVTHEMDVARFAQRLVSFLDGRVVLDGPVPQAGEAAVAS from the coding sequence ATGAGCGGGACGGAACCGGGCCGGCCGATCGTGGCCGTGAGCGGCCTGCACAAGCACTACGAGACTGCGGCAGGCCCCCAGCCCGTGCTGCACGACGTGAATCTCGTGATCCGCGCCGGCGAGTTCGTTGCGCTCATGGGACCGTCCGGCTCCGGCAAGTCCACGTTCATGAACATTCTCGGCTGCCTGGACACGCCCAGTTCGGGGCGCTACGAGCTGGACGGGCACGACACCTCCCGCCTCGATACGGATCGGCTCGCGCTGCTGCGTAACCGGTTCATCGGTTTCGTGTTCCAGGGCTTCAACCTGCTGCCCCGGGCGAGCCTGCTCGACAACGTCGCGCTGCCTCTCGTGTATGCGGGCATGCCGCGCGCAGCCCGGGAAGCCCGCGCACGGGAGCTGCTCGCTCGGGTGGGACTGGAAGCCCAGGCGGACCGGCGGCCCAACCAGATCTCCGGAGGCCAGCAGCAACGCGTTGCCATCGCGCGCGCGCTCGCCAACAAGCCGCATCTCGTGCTGGCGGACGAACCGACCGGCAACCTGGACACCACGACGAGTCACGAGATCATGGGGCTCTTCGCTTCGCTCAATGCGGACGAAGGGCTCACCATCGTGCTCGTGACGCATGAGATGGACGTGGCCCGCTTCGCGCAGCGGCTGGTGAGTTTCCTCGACGGACGGGTCGTTCTGGACGGACCCGTTCCTCAGGCCGGCGAGGCGGCCGTCGCGTCATGA
- a CDS encoding efflux RND transporter periplasmic adaptor subunit, with the protein MTRRLMSYALRAGLLAIVAAVAWYGWTYWNKSKVKPLAERYQLETVARGDVVQTVTASGTLNPVVLVNVGTQVSGTVQRLHADFNDKVDKGQVLLELDPTLFRAAVEQSRGNVANAEAALRLALANERRARELFGQEYITRQELDQSVQAREAAEAQVRTTRGQLARDTANVNYSVIRSPVSGVVVSRQVDIGQTVAASFQTPTLFQIAQDLTRMQINTNVAEADIGKIRVEQPVSFTVDAFPGRKFQGSIRQIRLNPIIQTNVVTYNVVVAVDNPELILLPGMTAYITVEVDQRSNVLVIPTAALRFRPRDATAAAGEQKTSAGPAPSTAGERGARPAGTNGRDGDGKRPGPKVHVVRGEELVPVTVQTGISDGKFVEVTGGELKEGDRVAVQNRVSDKGGALSSGGGAPRMRAF; encoded by the coding sequence ATGACTCGAAGACTGATGTCGTATGCGCTGCGCGCGGGCCTGCTGGCCATCGTGGCGGCTGTCGCGTGGTACGGCTGGACGTACTGGAACAAGTCGAAGGTGAAGCCGCTCGCGGAGCGCTATCAGCTGGAAACCGTGGCCCGCGGCGACGTGGTGCAGACCGTCACCGCGAGCGGCACGCTGAACCCGGTCGTCCTGGTGAACGTCGGTACCCAGGTATCCGGCACGGTGCAGCGGCTGCACGCCGACTTCAACGACAAGGTGGACAAGGGTCAGGTGCTGCTGGAGCTGGACCCGACGCTGTTCCGTGCGGCCGTGGAGCAGAGCCGGGGCAACGTCGCCAACGCGGAGGCCGCCCTGCGGCTCGCGCTGGCGAACGAACGCAGGGCACGCGAGCTGTTCGGACAGGAGTACATCACACGCCAGGAACTGGACCAGTCCGTCCAGGCCCGCGAGGCCGCCGAGGCGCAGGTGCGGACCACGCGCGGCCAGCTCGCCCGCGACACCGCGAACGTGAACTACAGCGTGATCCGCTCGCCCGTGTCCGGCGTGGTCGTCTCGCGCCAGGTGGACATCGGCCAGACCGTGGCGGCCAGTTTCCAGACGCCTACGCTGTTCCAGATCGCGCAGGACCTCACCCGCATGCAGATCAACACCAACGTCGCCGAGGCCGACATCGGCAAGATCCGCGTGGAACAGCCCGTGAGCTTCACCGTCGACGCGTTTCCCGGACGGAAATTCCAGGGCAGCATCCGGCAGATCCGGCTCAACCCCATCATCCAGACCAACGTCGTCACCTACAACGTCGTCGTCGCCGTCGACAATCCGGAACTCATCCTGCTGCCGGGGATGACGGCCTACATCACGGTGGAGGTGGACCAGCGCAGCAATGTGCTGGTGATTCCCACGGCCGCATTGCGGTTCCGCCCCCGGGACGCGACGGCCGCCGCCGGAGAGCAAAAGACTTCTGCGGGACCCGCCCCGTCGACCGCGGGCGAACGGGGTGCCCGGCCCGCGGGGACGAACGGGCGCGACGGCGACGGCAAGCGGCCGGGACCCAAGGTGCACGTCGTGCGCGGCGAGGAACTCGTTCCCGTCACGGTCCAGACGGGCATCTCCGACGGCAAGTTCGTGGAGGTGACCGGCGGCGAGCTGAAGGAAGGCGACCGCGTCGCGGTCCAGAACCGCGTCTCCGACAAGGGTGGGGCCCTGTCTTCCGGCGGTGGCGCCCCTCGCATGCGGGCCTTCTGA
- a CDS encoding ABC transporter substrate-binding protein yields MHMKRFVGALVALALTTAGAAQAEKKYGPGVTDSSIKIGQTMPYSGPASAYGVVGKAEVAYMAMVNEQGGVNGRKIDLLSLDDGYSPPKTVEQTRRLVEQEEVLMIYQSLGTPTNTAIQKYLNAKKVPHIFLATGAAKWGEPKTFPWTMGFNPTYQIEARIYAQHILKTRPDAKIAVIYQNDDFGKDYIVGFKGMLGDKAAKMIVAEQTYEVTDPTVDSQVVSLKSSGADMLLTFATPKFAAQVIRKVGELGWKPTHYLTNVSASVSAVLQPAGLDKATGIISATYFKDPTDPQWKNDPAVKTWEAWMKKYHPSGSLEDGLNVYGYIAGQALVHLLKACGDDLSRENIMRQAANLKKVELALLLPGVTLNTSPADFYPIGEMQLAKFDGKRWVLFGEILSGR; encoded by the coding sequence ATGCACATGAAGCGCTTCGTGGGCGCCCTGGTGGCGCTCGCCCTGACAACCGCCGGCGCCGCACAGGCCGAGAAGAAGTACGGGCCGGGTGTCACGGACAGCTCGATCAAGATCGGCCAGACGATGCCTTACAGCGGACCGGCGTCCGCCTACGGCGTCGTGGGCAAGGCCGAGGTCGCGTACATGGCCATGGTGAACGAGCAGGGCGGCGTCAACGGTCGCAAGATCGATCTGCTCTCGCTGGACGACGGCTACAGCCCGCCCAAGACCGTGGAGCAGACGCGCCGCCTGGTGGAGCAGGAAGAAGTGCTGATGATCTATCAGTCGCTCGGCACGCCCACCAACACCGCCATCCAGAAGTATCTCAACGCGAAGAAGGTCCCGCACATCTTCCTGGCCACCGGTGCGGCCAAGTGGGGCGAGCCGAAGACCTTCCCGTGGACCATGGGGTTCAATCCCACGTACCAGATCGAGGCGCGGATCTACGCACAGCACATTCTCAAGACCCGCCCGGACGCGAAGATCGCCGTGATCTATCAGAACGACGACTTCGGCAAGGACTACATCGTCGGGTTCAAGGGGATGCTGGGCGACAAGGCGGCGAAGATGATCGTCGCCGAGCAGACCTACGAGGTGACGGACCCGACGGTCGATTCGCAGGTCGTGTCGCTCAAGTCGAGCGGCGCGGACATGCTGCTCACCTTCGCGACGCCCAAGTTCGCCGCGCAGGTGATCCGCAAGGTGGGCGAACTCGGCTGGAAGCCCACGCACTACCTCACCAATGTCTCCGCCTCCGTCTCCGCCGTGCTGCAGCCTGCCGGTCTCGACAAGGCCACCGGCATCATTTCCGCCACCTACTTCAAGGATCCCACCGACCCGCAGTGGAAGAACGATCCGGCGGTGAAGACCTGGGAGGCGTGGATGAAGAAGTACCACCCTTCGGGCAGTCTGGAAGACGGGCTCAACGTCTACGGCTACATCGCGGGACAGGCACTCGTGCACCTGCTCAAGGCCTGCGGCGACGATCTTTCGCGCGAGAACATCATGCGCCAGGCGGCGAACCTCAAGAAGGTGGAACTCGCGCTGCTCCTGCCCGGGGTGACTCTCAACACGAGTCCGGCGGATTTCTATCCCATCGGCGAGATGCAGCTTGCGAAGTTCGACGGCAAGCGCTGGGTGCTGTTCGGAGAGATTCTGAGCGGTCGTTGA
- a CDS encoding SDR family oxidoreductase — MNDKFLTGRVAVITGGNRGIGRATALALAGAGAKVAIAGRNQEKLAETMALLEKAGADAAALTCDVRDEAQVKKLADDVMKRFGAVHILMNNAGTAIRKNVIDFTMDEWRMLTDTNITGVWLCCKYFVPHMKGQGYGRIINLTSIMAHVTSTGRGVYSATKHAVAGLTKALALELTEDKITCVAISPGFIATDLTAPLRADAAKNQALMDQTPMHRWGEADEIASLALYICSDKAAFMTGNDVLMDGGWCAQ, encoded by the coding sequence ATGAACGACAAGTTTCTGACCGGCCGCGTCGCGGTCATCACGGGCGGCAATCGCGGCATCGGGCGCGCGACGGCGCTGGCTCTGGCAGGCGCGGGCGCCAAGGTCGCCATTGCAGGACGAAACCAGGAAAAGCTGGCCGAGACCATGGCACTGCTCGAGAAGGCGGGTGCCGATGCGGCAGCATTAACGTGCGACGTTCGCGACGAAGCGCAGGTGAAGAAGCTGGCGGACGACGTGATGAAGCGCTTCGGCGCCGTTCACATCCTGATGAACAACGCCGGCACGGCGATCCGCAAGAACGTGATCGACTTCACCATGGACGAGTGGCGCATGCTTACCGACACCAACATCACCGGTGTCTGGCTCTGCTGCAAGTATTTCGTTCCGCACATGAAGGGGCAGGGCTACGGACGCATCATCAACCTCACCTCCATCATGGCGCACGTGACGAGCACCGGGCGCGGCGTCTATTCCGCCACCAAGCACGCGGTGGCAGGTCTCACCAAGGCGCTCGCGCTGGAACTGACCGAAGACAAGATCACGTGCGTGGCCATCAGTCCCGGTTTCATCGCCACGGATCTCACTGCGCCGCTGCGCGCAGATGCCGCCAAGAACCAGGCGCTGATGGACCAGACCCCCATGCACCGCTGGGGCGAGGCCGACGAGATTGCTTCACTCGCGCTCTACATCTGTTCCGACAAGGCGGCGTTCATGACCGGCAACGACGTGCTGATGGATGGGGGGTGGTGCGCGCAGTGA
- a CDS encoding DUF2905 domain-containing protein: MQRGLIVLGVAILAAGILWPWIGKLPFGRLPGDIRIERDGFGFYFPLTTGLLVSAVLTLLFWLFRK; encoded by the coding sequence ATGCAACGCGGATTGATCGTTCTGGGCGTCGCGATCCTGGCGGCGGGCATCCTCTGGCCTTGGATCGGCAAGCTGCCGTTCGGCCGGCTTCCCGGCGACATCCGCATCGAGCGGGACGGCTTCGGCTTCTACTTTCCGCTGACCACCGGACTTCTCGTTTCGGCGGTGCTCACGCTGCTCTTCTGGCTGTTCCGCAAGTAA
- a CDS encoding YbhB/YbcL family Raf kinase inhibitor-like protein, producing MAAVPAGGGAASAFTLASTAFSQGGAIPSRYTCEGDNVSPPLRWTGVPAQARTLVLIVDDPDAPDPAAPKMTWVHWILYNIPVTATALDEAVSRSGLPPGTREGITDFKSTGWGGPCPPIGRHRYFHRLYALDTVLPDLGPAHRPDVDRAMKGHIIAEAGLMGTYEKRKFTGR from the coding sequence ATGGCGGCGGTGCCGGCCGGGGGCGGCGCCGCCTCGGCATTCACCCTCGCGTCCACGGCGTTCTCGCAGGGCGGGGCCATCCCGTCCAGGTACACCTGCGAGGGGGACAACGTATCGCCGCCGTTGCGGTGGACCGGAGTTCCGGCGCAGGCCCGCACCCTCGTCCTGATCGTCGACGATCCGGACGCGCCCGACCCGGCGGCGCCGAAGATGACCTGGGTGCACTGGATCCTCTACAACATTCCGGTGACGGCCACGGCACTCGACGAGGCGGTCTCCCGTTCGGGCCTTCCGCCGGGCACACGGGAAGGCATCACCGACTTCAAGTCGACCGGCTGGGGCGGACCGTGCCCGCCGATCGGGCGGCACCGGTATTTTCACCGCCTCTACGCCCTGGATACGGTACTGCCGGACCTCGGCCCGGCGCATCGGCCCGATGTCGACAGGGCCATGAAAGGCCACATCATTGCCGAGGCAGGGCTCATGGGCACGTACGAGAAGCGGAAGTTCACCGGCCGCTGA
- a CDS encoding ABC transporter substrate-binding protein gives MNVFGVASAVLAAMVFVSPAWAQKKYGPGASDTEIKLGQTMPYSGPASAYGAIGKAETAYFKMINDQGGINGRKVNLVSLDDGYSPPRAVEQTRKLVEEEQVLALFQPLGTPSNTAIHKYVNAKKVPHLFVATGATKWGDPKNFPWTIGFQPSYQIEARIYAKYILKEKPNARIAVLYQNDDYGKDYLKGFKDGLGAKANAIVAEASYEVTDPTVDSQIVTLKSSNADVMFTIATPKFAAQSIRKVADLGWKPLHLLNNVSASVGAVLTPAGLDKSVGLVTALYLKDATDPQWAKDAGMQRWRDFMSKYMPGADLSDINHVYGYGAAQLMTAVLKSCGDDLSRENLMKQATSVKDATTDVLLPGIKYNTSTTDYFLVEQLQMARFDGKRWVLFGDVIGHE, from the coding sequence ATGAACGTCTTCGGCGTGGCATCAGCAGTGCTGGCTGCAATGGTCTTCGTCTCGCCCGCATGGGCACAGAAAAAGTATGGTCCGGGAGCCTCGGACACGGAGATCAAGCTGGGGCAGACCATGCCCTACAGCGGTCCGGCCTCGGCGTACGGAGCCATCGGCAAGGCCGAGACCGCCTACTTCAAGATGATCAACGACCAGGGCGGCATCAACGGCCGGAAGGTGAACCTGGTGAGCCTCGACGACGGCTATTCGCCCCCCCGCGCGGTCGAGCAGACACGCAAGCTGGTGGAGGAGGAACAGGTGCTGGCCCTGTTCCAGCCGCTCGGTACGCCGTCCAACACCGCCATCCACAAGTACGTGAACGCGAAGAAGGTGCCGCACCTGTTCGTGGCCACGGGAGCGACCAAGTGGGGAGATCCGAAGAACTTCCCCTGGACCATCGGCTTCCAGCCCAGCTACCAGATCGAGGCCAGGATCTACGCGAAGTACATCCTCAAGGAAAAGCCGAACGCCCGCATCGCGGTGCTCTACCAGAACGACGACTACGGCAAGGACTATCTGAAGGGCTTCAAGGACGGCCTGGGCGCCAAGGCGAACGCCATCGTCGCCGAGGCGAGTTACGAGGTGACCGACCCGACGGTCGATTCGCAGATCGTGACGCTGAAGTCCTCGAACGCCGACGTGATGTTCACCATCGCCACGCCCAAGTTCGCCGCCCAGTCCATCCGCAAGGTGGCCGACCTGGGGTGGAAGCCGCTGCATCTGCTCAACAACGTCTCGGCTTCCGTAGGTGCGGTGCTCACGCCTGCCGGTCTGGACAAGTCCGTGGGTCTGGTGACGGCGCTTTATCTCAAGGACGCCACGGATCCTCAGTGGGCCAAGGACGCGGGAATGCAGCGCTGGCGGGACTTCATGTCCAAGTACATGCCGGGCGCCGACCTGTCCGACATCAATCACGTCTACGGATACGGCGCGGCGCAGCTCATGACCGCGGTGCTCAAGAGCTGCGGTGACGATCTGTCCCGCGAGAACCTCATGAAGCAGGCGACCAGCGTGAAGGACGCCACGACGGATGTCCTGCTGCCGGGAATCAAGTACAACACGAGCACCACCGACTACTTTCTCGTCGAGCAGCTGCAGATGGCGCGCTTCGACGGCAAGCGGTGGGTGCTGTTCGGAGACGTGATCGGTCACGAGTGA
- the queG gene encoding tRNA epoxyqueuosine(34) reductase QueG, giving the protein MSAPSPIPDPLALKAEILQLARDAGFDGAGIADIDLREAEPGLAAWLEAGFHGTMDYMARHGSLRARPAGLVPGTVSVISVRMNYLDPRTADAATVLQDGRRAYISRYALGRDYHRVLRSRLQQLADRIASRVGPFGYRVFTDSAPVMEVELARKAGLGWRGKHTLLLHREAGSWFFIGEIYTDLELPPDETGQEHCGSCTRCLQACPTGAIVAPYRLDARRCISYLTIEHGGPIPEPLRPLMGNRVYGCDDCQLCCPWNKYARPAGVDDFAVRNGLDAATLVSLFAWTQAQFDERLRGSAIRRIGHERWLRNLAVGLGNAPGSEEVIGALRSRSDDPSALVREHVAWALERHGART; this is encoded by the coding sequence ATGTCCGCTCCGTCCCCGATTCCCGATCCTCTCGCGCTCAAGGCAGAGATTCTCCAGCTCGCGCGAGACGCCGGCTTCGACGGGGCCGGCATCGCGGACATCGACTTGCGGGAGGCCGAGCCCGGCCTGGCGGCGTGGCTCGAGGCCGGATTCCACGGAACGATGGACTACATGGCGCGCCACGGGAGTCTGCGTGCACGGCCCGCGGGGCTGGTGCCCGGGACCGTGAGCGTGATCTCGGTGCGCATGAACTATCTCGATCCTCGCACGGCGGATGCCGCGACCGTCCTGCAGGACGGCCGCCGTGCCTACATCTCCCGCTATGCGCTCGGGCGCGACTATCACAGGGTTCTCCGGTCGCGGCTGCAGCAGCTCGCGGACCGTATCGCGTCGCGGGTCGGACCCTTCGGATATCGGGTGTTCACGGACAGTGCTCCGGTCATGGAAGTGGAACTCGCGCGCAAGGCAGGGCTCGGCTGGCGGGGCAAGCACACGCTGCTTCTGCATCGCGAAGCCGGTTCCTGGTTCTTCATCGGCGAGATCTACACCGATCTGGAGCTCCCGCCGGACGAAACCGGGCAGGAACACTGCGGAAGCTGCACCCGCTGTCTCCAGGCATGTCCCACCGGCGCCATCGTGGCCCCGTACCGGCTCGACGCGCGCCGCTGCATCTCCTACCTCACCATCGAGCACGGGGGGCCGATCCCGGAGCCGCTTCGTCCGCTCATGGGCAACCGGGTCTACGGTTGCGACGATTGCCAGCTCTGCTGCCCCTGGAACAAGTACGCCAGGCCGGCGGGCGTCGACGACTTCGCCGTGCGCAACGGCCTCGATGCGGCCACGCTCGTGTCCCTGTTCGCGTGGACGCAGGCGCAGTTCGACGAGCGGCTGCGAGGCAGCGCGATCCGGCGGATCGGCCACGAGCGCTGGCTGCGCAATCTGGCCGTGGGGCTGGGCAATGCGCCGGGCTCGGAAGAGGTGATCGGCGCGCTGCGGAGCCGCTCGGACGACCCGTCTGCACTGGTCCGCGAGCACGTGGCCTGGGCGCTCGAACGCCACGGGGCGCGGACATGA
- a CDS encoding ABC transporter permease, which translates to MIGAILAEAWRAMGANKLRTFLTMLGMIIGVGAVVIMLAIGEGAQMIMRQTIATMGSNLFVVLSSFTMTSGVRSGTGSTPTLTLNDANSLRELATVANVAPVQPGSAQVVYGSVNWNSQVYGVTSAYMDVRGWDLQSGDPITDADVRTANRVAILGQTVVNRLFGDEDPIGKTIRVRDAPFVVAGTLAPKGQSFDGRDQDDTVLVPLTTAQRKVFGSPFPNSVRMIMVQGVSDDLMPDTEQDITALLRERHRIQEGMEPDFMVRNMSAAADIQAQTTRVMSMLLGAVAAVSLVVGGIGIMNIMLVSVTERTREIGIRLAVGARSRDILAQFLLEAIIVSILGCVIGVLMGIGVSALATETFGIYTQVTTASVLLAFGVAALVGIFFGYYPARKAAYLKPIEALRFQ; encoded by the coding sequence ATGATCGGCGCCATCCTCGCCGAAGCGTGGCGCGCCATGGGCGCGAACAAGCTGCGCACCTTCCTCACCATGCTGGGCATGATCATCGGCGTGGGCGCGGTCGTGATCATGCTGGCCATCGGCGAAGGCGCCCAGATGATCATGCGCCAGACCATCGCCACCATGGGCAGCAACCTGTTCGTGGTGCTCTCCAGCTTCACCATGACCTCGGGCGTGCGCTCGGGCACGGGGTCCACTCCGACGCTCACGCTGAACGACGCCAATTCGCTCCGCGAACTGGCCACGGTGGCCAACGTGGCGCCCGTGCAGCCGGGATCGGCGCAAGTCGTGTACGGCTCGGTCAACTGGAACTCCCAGGTCTACGGCGTCACGTCCGCCTACATGGATGTGCGCGGGTGGGATCTGCAGTCCGGCGATCCCATCACCGATGCGGACGTGCGCACGGCCAACCGGGTGGCCATTCTCGGCCAGACGGTCGTCAACCGGCTGTTCGGGGACGAGGACCCCATCGGCAAGACCATTCGGGTGCGGGATGCCCCGTTCGTGGTGGCCGGCACCCTCGCGCCCAAGGGGCAGAGCTTCGACGGCCGCGACCAGGACGACACCGTGCTGGTGCCGCTCACCACCGCGCAGCGCAAGGTCTTCGGCAGCCCCTTTCCCAACAGCGTGCGCATGATCATGGTGCAGGGCGTCTCGGACGACCTGATGCCAGACACCGAGCAGGACATCACGGCGCTGCTGCGCGAGCGCCACCGCATCCAGGAAGGCATGGAGCCGGACTTCATGGTCCGCAACATGAGCGCGGCCGCCGACATCCAGGCGCAGACGACGCGCGTGATGTCGATGCTGCTGGGCGCCGTGGCGGCCGTCTCCCTGGTGGTGGGCGGCATCGGCATCATGAACATCATGCTGGTGTCGGTGACGGAGCGCACCCGCGAGATCGGCATCCGCTTGGCCGTGGGGGCGCGCTCGCGCGACATCCTCGCGCAGTTCCTGCTCGAGGCCATCATCGTGTCGATCCTGGGGTGCGTGATCGGTGTGCTGATGGGTATCGGCGTTTCTGCCTTGGCCACCGAAACCTTCGGCATCTACACGCAGGTCACCACTGCGTCGGTGCTCCTCGCCTTCGGCGTGGCGGCCCTGGTGGGCATCTTCTTCGGCTACTACCCGGCCCGCAAGGCGGCCTACCTCAAGCCCATCGAGGCGCTGCGGTTCCAGTGA
- a CDS encoding DUF4124 domain-containing protein, with product MRTVSLSMMLLVCAPAAAEVCRWTDADGRVHYSNSPPQGVTCTRTLKVPPATTGAEGPPRDYRSQELEFQQRRVQRAEAEKRAEQEKMEADRRREACGQARGRLAWLEGGGRVVKIDETGQRQFLDDRQMAAEIAGVRERIANLCR from the coding sequence ATGAGAACCGTCTCCCTGTCGATGATGCTTCTTGTCTGCGCCCCCGCCGCCGCGGAGGTCTGCCGCTGGACCGATGCCGACGGCCGTGTGCATTACTCGAACTCTCCGCCGCAGGGCGTCACCTGCACCCGAACGCTCAAGGTTCCTCCCGCGACGACAGGAGCCGAAGGCCCGCCCCGGGACTACAGGTCACAGGAGCTGGAATTCCAGCAGCGACGGGTCCAGCGGGCAGAAGCGGAGAAGCGCGCGGAACAGGAAAAGATGGAAGCGGACCGGCGCCGGGAAGCCTGCGGGCAGGCGCGTGGCCGGCTCGCCTGGCTGGAGGGCGGCGGCCGGGTGGTGAAGATCGACGAGACCGGTCAGCGCCAGTTCCTGGATGATCGCCAGATGGCGGCGGAGATCGCGGGCGTGCGCGAACGCATCGCCAACCTGTGCCGCTGA